The DNA region CCCGTCTGCGCGTCCCCGCACCGAGGCAAGCTGAGGTCAAAGATGCTGGCTACGGGATCAGGTGGCCGGGTGGACCGACTCCGTTGCCGGCGCGGAGGTCTCCGTGGGCACTGCCTCCCGTACTCGTCGATACCGGGATCGGGACACCGAAGGCGCCTCCCAAACCCATCGAGAAGCGCCTTCACTGCTGCTCGATAAAGCCACGCCGGTCTTTTGACCGGGGTTCGCTTCCTGAGTCAGGCCGTCTTCGTCCAGGTCGATGTCTCAGCTCAGGCGGTAGCCGAGGAGGGCGAGGCCCGCGGCGGCGGCGCGGTGCTGGTAGGCGCGCAGTCCGGGGGCGCCGGGGGTGCGGGTTTGCGGGCGTTGCGGTGCCAGTGACCGGTGAGTGCGGTGAGGAACGCGGTGGTGGCGTCGGGGTTGGTGGCGGTGGCGGGGTGGTCGCAAAGCAGGCGGGCGATGTCTGCGGGTGCGTGTCCGGCGAGGACGAGTTGCGGGGCGAGAGATGCGGCGTCGATGCAGGCCGGGCCGGTGGTGGCGTGTGCCCAGTCCACGAAGGTCACGCCGAGGTGGCGGTCGCGGACCATGTTGTCGGCCCGCAGGTCTCCGTGGACGATGCGGTTGCCGCGGGCAAGGGCGGGCCAGGCGGCTTCCAGTTCGGCGAGCTGGGGCAGGCGGTCACGGGCGGCGGGGGCGAGGTCTGCGGGCGGATCGCGGAGGAGTTCGTCCCAGCCGTGCAGGCCGGCCGCTGTCGAGGGTGTGGTGCTGACCGCCTTGGCGTACGGTGCCGGGGCGGGGCTGGAGGTGAGCTTGTCCAGGAGCGCCCATGTCTGCCCGGCGTCGCCTGAGGCGGGGGAGAGGTCGGGGTGCGGGCCGTCGAGGTGGGCGATGACGACGGCGGTCCAGTTGGCGGCGTGGTGGATGCCCAGCAGTTTTGGGGCCGGGGCGCCGGGAGGCAGCGCGTCCAGGACGGCGGCTTCGTGGACGTTGGCGGCGGTGAGCGGGTCGTCGTCGGGAGCTGCCTTGACGAAGGCCCGTCGCCCGTCGGCCAGACGGAGGGCGGCGGCCAGTTGGTGGCCGAAGCCGCCGCCGGGGGTGACGGTGTCGGTGACGGGTGCGCCGAGGGCGTCTTCGAGGCGGGCGCGCAGCGCCGTGGGGACGTCGGTCCATTGCAGACGGCCGCTGGTGGGCGGTACAGGCATCGGGGCAGCTTTCAGAGGTCCAGGGGACGGGTGACGGGGTGATGGGGGTGCGCGCCGAGCCGGACCGGGAGTCGGGGCTGAGGGGCGGGGTCCGCTCTCTCAGTGCTCCAGCTCGGCGCCGGGCGCTCGTCGCCGCATCACGCGCATTCGCCTGTGTCCTCTGAGCTTGATCTTTAAGGCTGCTGGTCGGCCCCGTCGCGTCTAGGCATTATCCGTTTTGCGCTGTTTCTTGCCGACTGGGTGGCGGGGTGCGGGTGTGGAGGTGCGGCCCTTGGGGCGGCCTGGGCCGGGGCGGGAGGCTTTTGGCGCGCGGGCTGGAGTGCCCACGGTCCGTCGGATGCGGGGATAGCCCCGTCGGACTCGGCCCGGGGTGAGCTGATCCGGTGTCAGGGGTTTCTCCCAGGGCCGCCGGAGGTCCTCGGCCAGAGGCCGGATGAGACGGAGTTGCGCGTAGGCGGCGAGGATCAGCCACACCCACCGGTCGGCCTGTTCGGGGGTGCGCAAGCGGGGTCGGGTCAGGCCGAGCGTCTGCTTGAAGAAGCGGAAAGTGTGCTCGATGTCGAACCTTCGAAGGAAGATCCGCCAGAGGCGGTCGACGTCGTGCGCGGTGGCGTCGGGGTCGCTGTGCCACAGCCATAGCGGCTTGGGGTCGCGATTGCCGGGCAGGTGCTCGACCGCCAGATGGACCAACGTTCCCTCGACGATGGGGAGTTCGCCTTCGTGGTCAGCCCAGGAGCCGCGCCGGTCCAGCCTGGGGTGCAGGCGGCCCCAGCAGCGGGCGAGGACTTGACCGAAGCGGTCGTGGACGCCGGCCGACTCCTGGACCGGCGCGGGATAGGTCGCGGCGTGGGCCAGGCGGAACTCCGCTCCATGCCGGGGCGGGCGCCCGGGGTTCGTCCCGCGGCGCTTGCCGGCTGGGGCGCGCATCACCCGGTCGGCGCGGATGCGTCCCAGTAGCCGCACCGGCTCCTCGCGCAGCAGCCAGGTCAGACGAACCAGGTCGTAGCCGGAGTCCAGGACGAACAGCACCGGCAAGTCCCCCGGGCGCCACTGCCCGGCCCGCTCCAGGCGGGCGACAAGGTCGCGGATCTGGGCGGCGGTGACCTCGGTGGGATCGTCCTCGGGCCCCAACCGCACCGCGTCCAGCGGCCCGGTCCACGAGGAGCGGCCCCCACCCAGGGCCGCCGCGACCTGGTAGGGCCAGCCCGGGATGGTCTGACGCACCCCGTCGCACCGGCACGGACGGTGGCAGTGCAGCCGCTCGGGCGAGCACTCGGCATCCGGACGCGGCCACGGCGTGACATCCAACGCGATCGACAGCTGCCCGTCCGTCCCGCGCGGCAGCCGCAGACCGGCCAGCGCCATCCGAAGCCGGGACACGTTGATGTGTCCCTGGGTCAGCGCGTCGTACATCGCTCCGTGCCCGCGCCGATGCACCCCCGACAGCGAGAGTTCCGGCAGGGACGTCACCGGCCCGTCTGCGCACAGCACCGCATCCATGAGCTCGAACAGAGCATCCGCCCGCAACGTCAGGCACTCGTACAGCTCACGGCGAAACCGGGACAACCTGGCCAGGGCCTCGACGCGCACGGCGCCGTCTTGCAGACTGTCCATCACGGCCTTTGGTTGATCAACGTGTCTCTTGGCGGAAACATATGATCAAGCAGAGGCCGCTCAGCTGTCAGGCGAACGACAAACCCCACCAAGAAATGATCTTGGTGGGGTTTAAAGCCAAGCTGAGTGCAGAAGTGCAATAAGGGGCGCCCGTGGGGGCGCCCCTTCACTGTAGTGCGGCGGGTGGGTCACGCGCTGTCGGTTGGGGGCAGGTGGTTGAGCAGGGACGGCCCGATGCTGGCGGGTTCGGGCAGGAGGTGATCGGCCCCGGCGGCGTGCAGGGCGGCGGGAGGGTGCCAGCCCCAGACCGCTCCGAGTGCGACGACGCCGGCGGCGCGGGCCGCGGTCATGTCGGTGGGGCTGTCCCCTACGAACACCGCGCGTTCCGGTGGGATGTCGAGCCGGCTCAGGGCGAGATGCAGTCCGTCGGGAGCCGGTTTGGGCGGCGCGTCCTGCCGTGTGACGACGACCTCCAGCAGTTTGGTCAGGGCTGGTGGCAGCAGCCACCGCAGCCGGTCGGGGTCCTGGACCGTGACGACGCCGACGGCCGTGCCCTGCGCGCGCAGGGCCAGCAGCCCGGCGAGAATCCCGGGGAACGGTTCGACGGGGAGGGTTGACGCCGCGCCGTCCCACCACCGGTCGCAGGCGTCGTCGGGATCGGCGACGTCCAGGAGTGCCAGGACCTCGCAGCGGGGGCGGCGCAGGGCAGCAGGCGGAAGGTCATCCGGCATCACCCGGCGGCCGAGAGCACAGGTGGCGACCGCCGCGAGGGTGGAGCGCACTGCGGCGGCACTGTCCAGCAGCACTCCGTCCAGGTCGAACAGCGCCGCTTGGCGGGGCCCGGTCACCGGGCACCGTCCGGATCTTGGACCAGGGCGCGCAGGACGATGTGGTGGTCGGCGAGCAGGGTGGCGGCGCCCGCGTCGCGGTCCAGGACGCACAGGGCCGTGCCGACCCGCGCGCCGCCCATCCGCAGCAGGCGGGCACTGCGCAGGAGACTTGTGCCGCTGCGGGCGGTGTCGTCCAGCAGGACCGTTTGCCGGCCGCTCAGCTCGGCGCCCTCGATCTGCTGCCACGTGCCGTGTTCCTTGGGAGAGGGGCGAAGGAAGGCGGCGGGCAGACCGGTGTGCAGGGACACCGCCGTGACCAGCGGGATGCCGGCCAGCGCGGGACCCGCCAGGACCTCGGTGCCAGCGGGCAGCAGGCTGGCGAGCGCGGCTGCGGTCTCCGCCAGCAGCTCCGGGTCACCGGCCAGCCGGTACGGGTCGAAGTAGGTGTCCAGGGTGCCGCCTTCCGGCAGCCGGTAGGGGCCGGGCCGGTAGGCGACGCCCGCGATCTTCTCCGCGAAGGTGACGGCGGGCAACGTCATCGCTTGCACCGCCCGGCATCGAGGGCCTTGAGATCCGCTTCGAGCGCCGCGGCGTCGGGCAGTTCCCGCAGGAAGCCCAGCGGCCGGATGGGGCTCTCGGTCAGCCATCCCCCGGCCCGCAGGAACGCACCCAGACGGCACGCGGTGGGCCCGAGCAGCCGCACGGGAAGGGAACGGATCGTGGTGGCGTAGTACAGGGCGGCGGTGAGTTCGTGCAGCGTGCCGACCCCTCCGCCCATCGCGACGACCAGGTCGGCGTCGTCGAGATAGGCATGCAGCCGGGCGCCGATGGTCGGGGCGTACACGGTGGCGGTGACGTGGGGGTTGAGCGCTCCCCAGTCGGGGCGGCCGGCCAGCGTGATCGCGGTGACCGGTACTCCGTGGGGTGCGGCGCCGCGCGCGGCGGCCTCCATCAGTCCGTTGTAGCCGCCGTGCCGCAGGGCGTACCCGGCGCGGGCCAGTGCGGCGCCGGCAGCCTCCGCCAGCGGTTCCTCGCCGTCCGGCGGTACGACTCCGGCGAACAGGGCCGCGGTGAGGTCGG from Streptomyces sp. NBC_01591 includes:
- a CDS encoding HAD family hydrolase gives rise to the protein MTGPRQAALFDLDGVLLDSAAAVRSTLAAVATCALGRRVMPDDLPPAALRRPRCEVLALLDVADPDDACDRWWDGAASTLPVEPFPGILAGLLALRAQGTAVGVVTVQDPDRLRWLLPPALTKLLEVVVTRQDAPPKPAPDGLHLALSRLDIPPERAVFVGDSPTDMTAARAAGVVALGAVWGWHPPAALHAAGADHLLPEPASIGPSLLNHLPPTDSA
- a CDS encoding LOG family protein; this translates as MNSTDLTAALFAGVVPPDGEEPLAEAAGAALARAGYALRHGGYNGLMEAAARGAAPHGVPVTAITLAGRPDWGALNPHVTATVYAPTIGARLHAYLDDADLVVAMGGGVGTLHELTAALYYATTIRSLPVRLLGPTACRLGAFLRAGGWLTESPIRPLGFLRELPDAAALEADLKALDAGRCKR
- a CDS encoding orotate phosphoribosyltransferase, producing the protein MTLPAVTFAEKIAGVAYRPGPYRLPEGGTLDTYFDPYRLAGDPELLAETAAALASLLPAGTEVLAGPALAGIPLVTAVSLHTGLPAAFLRPSPKEHGTWQQIEGAELSGRQTVLLDDTARSGTSLLRSARLLRMGGARVGTALCVLDRDAGAATLLADHHIVLRALVQDPDGAR
- a CDS encoding phosphotransferase family protein, with amino-acid sequence MPVPPTSGRLQWTDVPTALRARLEDALGAPVTDTVTPGGGFGHQLAAALRLADGRRAFVKAAPDDDPLTAANVHEAAVLDALPPGAPAPKLLGIHHAANWTAVVIAHLDGPHPDLSPASGDAGQTWALLDKLTSSPAPAPYAKAVSTTPSTAAGLHGWDELLRDPPADLAPAARDRLPQLAELEAAWPALARGNRIVHGDLRADNMVRDRHLGVTFVDWAHATTGPACIDAASLAPQLVLAGHAPADIARLLCDHPATATNPDATTAFLTALTGHWHRNARKPAPPAPPDCAPTSTAPPPRASPSSATA
- a CDS encoding NF041680 family putative transposase is translated as MDSLQDGAVRVEALARLSRFRRELYECLTLRADALFELMDAVLCADGPVTSLPELSLSGVHRRGHGAMYDALTQGHINVSRLRMALAGLRLPRGTDGQLSIALDVTPWPRPDAECSPERLHCHRPCRCDGVRQTIPGWPYQVAAALGGGRSSWTGPLDAVRLGPEDDPTEVTAAQIRDLVARLERAGQWRPGDLPVLFVLDSGYDLVRLTWLLREEPVRLLGRIRADRVMRAPAGKRRGTNPGRPPRHGAEFRLAHAATYPAPVQESAGVHDRFGQVLARCWGRLHPRLDRRGSWADHEGELPIVEGTLVHLAVEHLPGNRDPKPLWLWHSDPDATAHDVDRLWRIFLRRFDIEHTFRFFKQTLGLTRPRLRTPEQADRWVWLILAAYAQLRLIRPLAEDLRRPWEKPLTPDQLTPGRVRRGYPRIRRTVGTPARAPKASRPGPGRPKGRTSTPAPRHPVGKKQRKTDNA